AGACACacctgccgacaggcctggggctactgaattttaacatctacccccGGCCTGTGACTGAACCTAGTATGTATGTCAGGTTGAAATGTGAacgattgcttttttaaaatgaattaaggTTTTAGAATAGGAATTGTTTAGGTTTTTATATGTCTTTTAGGATTCATGTTTTCGCCTTAGAATTTAAAATGTTAAGattttttgtatatttgtatttgttttgttgtgagccgccctgagtcccaggagaagggcagcatagaaatcaggtaggtaggtaggtaggtaggtaggtaggtaggtagatagatagatagatagatagatagatagaggtaggtaggtagatagatagatagatagatagatagagataggtagatagataggtaggtagatagatagatagatagatagatagatagatagatagatagatagatagatagatagatagatagatagatagataatctggtaggtggatggatagatagatagatagatagatagatagatagatagatagatagatagatgatggatggatagatagataatctaatagatagatagatagatagatagatagatagatagatagatagatagatagatagatagataatctggtaggtaggtagataggtggatggatggatggatagatagatagatgatggatggatagataatctaatagatagatagatagatagatagatagatagatagatagatagatagatagatagatagataatctggtaggtaggtaggtaggtaggtggatggatagatagatagatagatagatagatagatagatagatagatagatagatagatagatagatagatagatagataatctggtaggtaggtggatggatggatggatagatagatagatgatggatggatggatggatagataatctgatagatagatagatagatagatagatagatagatagatagatagatagatagataatctggtaggtaggtaggtagataggtagatagatagacagacagatagttagATAATctagtagatagacagacagacagacaggttggCAGATATTAGCTGGGGTTATTCTAGGCTTGATGAAACGGATCACTTTCAAGCTCATGGACTTGCCAGTTGTAACAGTTTTGTGTCTCTATCATTTCAGGCGTAGTCCAGCCAGTCGAAGCTGCCCTCACCAGCCCCTACCACAAGGAGCTTAAGGGAGTGATTGAGAGACTGATCCTGACGGAGCATCGGTTGGTCTGGAACAGCCTGGCCCGAAGCTGGTGAGCGACTCTTTGGAGATGAAGCAGGAGAGCTGGGGAAGTAGGCAGTATCCTCACATTGAATTGTTCAGCGTAGACAAGAGGGTGGCTTGTTTAATGCCGAGAAGACCCAGGAGTAGCCTTTTCCCAGGTTCCAAATAgcattaatatgtttgtgagtgacaaaggggaaagtttggtagggaaggtttgcctatttgccgatggaatagggttgatattcctggaggcgtctgtaatatggtaaatgatttagctttactagataaatggtcaaagcaatggaaactgcactttaatgtttccaaatgtaaaacaatgcacttggggaaaaggaatcctcaaactgagtattgcattggcagttctgtgttagcaaaatcttcagaagagaaggattttggggtagtgatttctgacagtctcaaaatgggaaagcagtgtggtcgggcggtaggcaaagcaagtaggatgtttggctgcatagctagaggtataacaagcaggaagagggagattgtgatcccactacatagagcgctgttgagaccccatttggaatactgtgttcagttctggagaccttatctgtaaaaagatatggatcaaattgaacgggtccaaagatgggctacgaaaatggtggaaggtcttaagcatcaaacgtatcaggaaagacttcatgaactcaagctgtatagtctggaggacagaagggaaaggggggacatgatcgaaacatttaaatgttttaaagggttaaataaggttcaggagggaagtgtttttaataggaaagtgaacagaagaacaaagggacacaatctgaagttagttgggggaaagatcaaaagcaacatgagaaaataatgttttactgaaagagtagtagatccttggaacaaacttctagcagacgtggttggtaactgaatttaaacatgcctgggataaacatatatccatcctaagataaaaccgGACCAGAAaatctccgggacagccttctgccgcacgaatcccagcggccggttaggtcccacagatttggcttctccgggtcccattgactaaacaatgtcggctggcaggacccaggggaagagccttctctgtggcagccccaaccctctggaaccagctccccccagagattaggattgcccccacccttcttgcctttcataaactccttaaaacccacctctgccgtcaggcatgggggaactgagacatctccccttgcctatgtagttttatgtatggtatggtatgatttttaaataatggggcttttagacttttaatgttagatttgttattttagacttttaatattagatttgttactgtatattgttttaacaatgttgtgagccgccccgagtctgcggagaggggcggcatacaaatctaataaataataaaaataaaaatacaggaaatagtataagggcagactagatggaccttgaggtctttttctgccgtcaatcttctatgtttctatccgaAATTCAATTAGCGAGGCAAATTGTCACATCAGCcctctctagtggttcctcaggctcactcaagtcactttatttatttatttatttattttatttattaattagatttgtatgccgcccctctccgcagactcggggcggctaacaacagtaaaaagacaatatgaacaaatctaatattaaaagtaatgtaaaaaaacccaatttaagaaaccaatcatacatacagacataccatgcataaattttataagcctagggaaagggaatatctcagttcccccatgcctgacgacagaggtgggttttaaggaacttacgaaaggcaaggagggtgggggcaactctgatatctggggggagttggttccagagggttggggccgccacagagaaggctcttcccctgggtgccgccaaacgacattgtttagtcgacgggacccggagaaggccaactctgtgggacctaactggtcgctggaattcgtgcagtagaaggcggtccctgagataatctggtccggtgccatgaagggctttataggtcataaccagcactttgaattgtgaccagaaactgatcggcaaccaatgcagactgcggagtgttggtgtaacatgggcatatttggaaaagcccatgattgctctcgcagctgcattctgcatgatctgaagtttccgaacacttttcaaaggtagccccatgtagagagcgttacagtagtgacATCAGAGCTGGccacggggccgccacagagaaggctcttcccctgggtcctgccaaacgacattgtttagtcgacgggacccggagaaggccaactctgtgggaccttcgtgcggcagaagacggtcccggagatcttCTCCttcactctcgctctctgcttcatctggcaactcccccctcccccggcccAGGATACCCAGAGGGGCCTGGttccatcctcctcagaatctgacctgacctgaggtggacaaggagcactaaCAACACCCTCCAATTGCTTCCCTGTCCATTGCAGGACCGACAGCGAACGGGTGGTGCTGGAGCAGCTGCACACGGTCCCCTTCGTCCTCGCCTCCACCGACAAAGCGGCCGGAGCGGTAAGTGTGGAGTTGCCTCTCCAAGCGGCTGCCCTGCCCTTGGAGACCGTCTACGAGCGCTTCCAGCAGAGCTCCCATGGCTTCAAAGACGTCCTCAGCCACTACCTCAGCGGGGAGAAGCCCAAGGGCTTCCTGGAGACGGAGGAGATGCTTTTGGTGGGCAGCAGCCTGACCGGCATCGGTGAGCTGACCCAGCGCCCGGATGGTACCCTCTGCCTTCAGCCCCCTTCGGATGGAGCCGGTTACTTCCTGTGCCTGGAGGATTGGCAGACCCTGCTCTCCGGTCTGCAGTCGACCAGCAACTTCTGGAAATGGACGGCCTTGGTGTGCGGCCTTTTGGCCGCTGCGGTTGTCTTGCGGGCTCTCCGCCGAGCCTACAGGATCCGCCGGCTGAATCGGGAGCAAGAGGCGCAGCGGCGGGAATTCGAAGACTACCTGCGGAATCACAACCTGGACGACGAGCCACCCGCCAACGCCTGCGTGGTGTGCTTGAACAATCCACGCGAGTGTGTCGTGCTGCCCTGCGGCCACATCTGCTTGTGTTTCCAGTGTTTCCAGGCCTTGCCCAACGCTTCCTGCCCCATCTGCCGGGGCCTCATCGAGCGCGTGGTTCCCCTCTATCAGGCCTAGGGAGGAGGTGGCCTCCTTTACGTAGTCATCTGCCCCTAGTGTGAGAAATTAGGGCCCTCTTTGCAGGGGTTGTACACTAGAGCAAGGGTAGGcaacattggctcttctatgacatatggacttcaactcccagaattcctgagctagtctGATtgtctcgggaattctgggagttgaagtccacaagtcatagaagagccaatgttgCCTACCCCCACACTAGGGCAAGGGTAGGcaacattggctcttctatgacttgtggacttcaactcccagaattcctgagctagtctgattggctcaagaattctgggagttgaagtccacaagtcatagaagagccaactttgcctacccctgcactcaACTTTGGCATCTTTTAAGATcggtggagttcaactcccagaagttatttatttatttggactttctacgccgcccagtcccgaaggactcaggacagATTACAATagtataaaattacaagtaacagtaacaataaaaagaagtcaagaaaggaAAACGAACtgatttctaaaatcctaattaaaacttaaaaacagtTCTCCATTCAgttcagaattctccagtcatgggtgaatctgggagttggaagtccaaacccaccttaaagttgccaaggttgaggcaGGCTATCAGGAACAAGCATCCCAGTTGTGGCTCGAGGGACATCCGATCTCCTGAGGCTTGTGGTCTCGAAGGATCTCTGGGATCTCGGAGGATCTCCCTCTCCATAAATCCTTGCTCTTGGGAAGCATGTCTAGAGCAGATGCCTTGATCACCCTTCCAGCTTTCAAAAATCCTTCCGGTTGCTCTCCTCTGGTGTTGAGACTCCAAGTCCAGAAttctgggggaattctgggacttgtaaTCCAAACGGATCTAGAGAGCGCAGGGTTGGGAAAGGCTGAATTCATCTGTCGTACAGGAAATCACCGAGCTTCTAGCCTGCCTTGCTGATTTGCAAACTTAAAGCaataacactggggaacagcaatttcgttgtcttaaatctgtgacttgttttcaacaaagttttggcctctggatccaaaagtAACCACAGTTTTTCTCTATCACATCAACTTTTTATGCTACAGGATACTCTCAAAAGTCATACcatgtgcatataaaggaaaggaaagttaaaAACTTagcaaatatactgtttacaaagcaTATTTTTATTCATATGAAGGctataataccctgtttccccgaaaataagacgtaccccgaaagtaaggcatgtcagaggttttgcagaatttagtaatataaggcacccccaaaaataaggcgtagccaagtttacatacggtacagtggaaaaacatacagtaccattcaaagctgttcatagcggtaccgtaataatgtggcgtcccctgctgacCCCTTCTATCGCTTTGTAcggtccagtacagcagacacagtctgctgctgtctcaccgccattacagtctccactacagtgcgtagactgtagttcctctggtggccggaggctgcaatagcgggagtatactgttgtaccatataagtgctgtcgtttgtgtgtgtgggtgccatactgacaggtaccgtaccgtaatcagtgtactgtacggtacactttctttgggggtgtcagcttttctacctgtgaatttgtcttatttaagaaatataaggcaccccccgaaaataagacgtagcacaacttttggagcaaaaattaatataagacagtgtc
This genomic stretch from Erythrolamprus reginae isolate rEryReg1 chromosome 5, rEryReg1.hap1, whole genome shotgun sequence harbors:
- the LOC139168230 gene encoding mitochondrial ubiquitin ligase activator of nfkb 1-A-like isoform X1; this encodes MDTFPFTIGEAICLGSSLAFSGLFYYLHRKKAKVVSKIQGAPKLQVGSSLPGILSAAGSNCLPYVVLEGVVQPVEAALTSPYHKELKGVIERLILTEHRLVWNSLARSWTDSERVVLEQLHTVPFVLASTDKAAGAVSVELPLQAAALPLETVYERFQQSSHGFKDVLSHYLSGEKPKGFLETEEMLLVGSSLTGIGELTQRPDGTLCLQPPSDGAGYFLCLEDWQTLLSGLQSTSNFWKWTALVCGLLAAAVVLRALRRAYRIRRLNREQEAQRREFEDYLRNHNLDDEPPANACVVCLNNPRECVVLPCGHICLCFQCFQALPNASCPICRGLIERVVPLYQA
- the LOC139168230 gene encoding mitochondrial ubiquitin ligase activator of nfkb 1-A-like isoform X2, with the translated sequence MDTFPFTIGEAICLGSSLAFSGLFYYLHRKKAKVVSKIQGAPKLQVGSSLPGILSAAGSNCLPYVVLEGVVQPVEAALTSPYHKELKGVIERLILTEHRLVWNSLARSWTDSERVVLEQLHTVPFVLASTDKAAGAVSVELPLQAAALPLETVYERFQQSSHGFKDVLSHYLSGEKPKGFLETEEMLLVGSSLTGIGELTQRPDGTLCLQPPSDGAGYFLCLEDWQTLLSGLQSTSNFWKWTALVCGLLAAAVVLRALRRAYRIRRLNREQEAQRREFEDYLRNHNLDDEPPANACVVCLNNPRDDF